The following are from one region of the Haloactinomyces albus genome:
- the gyrB gene encoding DNA topoisomerase (ATP-hydrolyzing) subunit B encodes MAAQKNDYSASSITVLEGLEAVRKRPGMYIGSTGERGLHHLVWEVVDNSVDEAMAGHASQVSVTLLADGGVRVSDDGRGIPVDQHPVEKKPTLEVVLTMLHAGGKFGGDSYAVSGGLHGVGVSVVNALSSVLEAEIHRDGHVWRQRYEDSKPVHPPKKGEATKKTGTSIVFWADPNIFETTRYNAETVARRLQEMAFLNKGLTIVLRDERADEEDESGEDASGQTARSTERTFHYPGGLEDFVTHINHTKEPIHKKVVSFSASGNGHEAEIAMQWNNGYQQSVYTFANTINTHEGGTHEEGFRAALTRVVNAYAKEKKLLKDKDSSLTGDDVREGLAAIVSVKVSEPQFEGQTKTKLGNTEVKSFVQTTAFEWLNDWFERNPTEAKTIINKAVSSAQARQAARKAKDLVRRKSAMDIGGLPGKLKDCQSNNPEECELYIVEGDSAGGSAKEGRESRYQAILPLRGKIINVEKSRIDKVLKNAEVQSIITALGTGIHDEFDLSKLRYNKIVLMADADVDGQHIRTLLLTLLFRFMRPLIENGHVFLASPPLYKIKWPRGEPQYVYSDRERDAMLEQGAAEGKKLPKEEGIQRYKGLGEMNAPELWETTMDPDSRLLMQVTMDDAATADELFSVLMGEDVEARRSFITRNAKGVRFLDV; translated from the coding sequence GTGGCAGCACAGAAGAACGACTACAGCGCTTCCTCCATCACCGTTCTCGAAGGCCTTGAGGCCGTCCGCAAGCGCCCCGGTATGTACATCGGTTCGACCGGCGAACGCGGCTTGCACCACCTGGTGTGGGAGGTTGTGGACAACTCGGTCGACGAAGCCATGGCCGGGCATGCGAGCCAAGTCAGCGTGACTCTGCTCGCCGATGGCGGCGTCCGGGTGTCCGACGACGGCCGCGGCATCCCGGTCGACCAGCATCCGGTGGAAAAGAAGCCGACACTCGAGGTCGTGCTGACCATGCTGCACGCGGGCGGCAAGTTCGGCGGTGACTCGTACGCGGTCTCCGGCGGTCTGCACGGTGTGGGGGTTTCCGTCGTCAACGCGCTCTCCTCCGTCCTGGAGGCGGAGATCCACCGCGACGGCCACGTGTGGCGTCAGCGCTACGAGGACTCCAAACCGGTGCATCCCCCCAAGAAGGGCGAGGCCACCAAGAAGACCGGCACGAGCATCGTGTTCTGGGCGGATCCGAACATCTTCGAAACCACCCGCTACAACGCCGAGACCGTCGCGCGCCGCCTGCAGGAGATGGCGTTCCTGAACAAGGGACTGACCATCGTGCTGCGCGACGAGCGCGCCGACGAGGAGGACGAGTCCGGAGAGGACGCCTCCGGCCAGACCGCACGCTCGACCGAACGGACCTTTCACTACCCGGGAGGCCTCGAGGACTTCGTCACCCACATCAACCACACCAAGGAGCCCATCCACAAGAAGGTCGTCAGCTTCAGCGCCTCCGGCAACGGCCACGAGGCCGAGATCGCGATGCAGTGGAACAACGGCTACCAGCAGTCGGTCTACACCTTCGCGAACACGATCAACACCCACGAGGGCGGTACGCACGAGGAAGGCTTCCGAGCGGCGCTGACCAGGGTGGTCAACGCCTACGCCAAGGAGAAGAAGCTTCTCAAGGACAAGGACTCCAGCCTCACCGGTGACGACGTCCGCGAGGGACTCGCGGCGATCGTGTCGGTGAAGGTCTCCGAACCCCAGTTCGAGGGACAGACGAAGACCAAGCTCGGCAACACCGAGGTGAAGTCCTTCGTGCAGACCACGGCGTTCGAGTGGCTCAACGACTGGTTCGAACGCAACCCGACCGAGGCGAAGACCATCATCAACAAGGCGGTCTCATCGGCACAGGCGCGGCAGGCGGCGCGCAAGGCCAAGGACCTCGTACGTCGCAAGTCCGCGATGGACATCGGCGGCCTCCCCGGCAAGCTCAAGGACTGCCAGTCCAACAACCCCGAGGAGTGCGAGCTCTACATCGTCGAGGGAGACTCGGCAGGCGGTTCGGCCAAGGAAGGGCGCGAGTCGCGGTACCAGGCGATCCTGCCGCTCCGCGGCAAGATCATCAACGTGGAGAAGTCCCGGATCGACAAGGTCCTCAAGAACGCCGAGGTCCAGTCGATCATCACGGCGCTGGGTACCGGCATTCACGACGAGTTCGACCTGTCGAAACTGCGGTACAACAAGATCGTGCTGATGGCCGATGCCGACGTCGACGGCCAGCACATCCGCACACTGCTGCTCACGCTGCTGTTCCGGTTCATGCGGCCACTGATCGAGAACGGTCACGTGTTCCTGGCCAGCCCCCCGCTCTACAAGATCAAGTGGCCGCGCGGCGAGCCGCAGTACGTCTACAGCGATCGCGAGCGCGACGCGATGCTGGAGCAGGGCGCCGCCGAGGGCAAGAAGCTGCCCAAGGAAGAGGGCATCCAGCGCTACAAGGGTCTCGGCGAGATGAACGCCCCCGAGCTGTGGGAGACCACGATGGACCCGGACAGCCGCCTGCTCATGCAGGTCACGATGGACGACGCGGCCACAGCCGACGAACTGTTCAGCGTGCTCATGGGCGAGGACGTCGAGGCGCGCCGCTCGTTTATCACCCGCAACGCCAAGGGCGTTCGTTTCCTCGACGTCTGA
- a CDS encoding DciA family protein: MDNSVTENSSKPAGESAPDDSSLPQDSTLRGADLARAALQAAREQTKARGRGRPRKKTTSTKARRRRGWSGAGTDDRDPQPLGRVASRIAADHGWAERLAGGRIFGGWAALVGDEIAEHTKPVALQEGELTVQAESTAWATQLRLLQRQILQRIADALGKDVVRRIKVQGPAAPSWRYGPRHIPGRGPRDTYG, translated from the coding sequence GTGGACAACTCGGTCACCGAGAACTCGTCGAAGCCCGCTGGTGAGTCCGCGCCGGACGACTCTTCGCTTCCGCAGGACTCCACACTCCGGGGAGCGGACCTGGCGCGCGCGGCACTGCAGGCCGCTCGGGAGCAAACGAAAGCACGTGGCCGTGGCAGGCCGCGGAAAAAGACGACGAGTACGAAAGCCCGGCGCAGACGCGGCTGGTCCGGAGCCGGAACCGACGACCGCGACCCCCAGCCACTGGGACGCGTCGCCTCCCGGATCGCTGCCGACCACGGCTGGGCGGAACGCCTGGCCGGAGGGCGAATCTTCGGTGGATGGGCGGCTCTGGTGGGCGATGAGATCGCCGAGCACACCAAGCCGGTGGCCCTGCAGGAGGGGGAACTCACCGTGCAGGCCGAATCGACCGCCTGGGCCACGCAGCTCCGGTTGCTGCAGCGCCAGATCCTTCAGCGCATCGCCGATGCCCTTGGCAAAGACGTGGTCCGCCGGATCAAGGTGCAGGGACCTGCAGCGCCGAGCTGGCGCTACGGCCCCCGGCACATCCCCGGCCGTGGCCCCCGCGACACCTACGGCTGA
- the recF gene encoding DNA replication/repair protein RecF (All proteins in this family for which functions are known are DNA-binding proteins that assist the filamentation of RecA onto DNA for the initiation of recombination or recombinational repair.), whose protein sequence is MYVRHLQLTDFRSWQHADLAFAPGPSVLIGANGQGKTNLVEALGYVATLGSHRVATDAPLVRHGAQRAVVRATVVHAGRELLVEIEIAAGRANRARINRGAASRPRDVLGILRTVLFAPEDLVMVRGDPSERRRFLDDLLVSRTPRYAGVRTDYERVLKQRNALLKSAGAARKGKSVSDDLRTLEVWDGHLARHGADLLAGRLDLVADLAPHVTRSYASVAATGAPDGQQPGEGPSGRVARVSYRSSFGDSLPEGFGPPHGTRAGTEEGRKALESALLSELEQVRSQELERGVSLVGPHRDDLDLVLGEAPAKGYASHGESWSLALALRLASYHLLAADGAEPVLVLDDVFAELDSRRRARLAELVAGAEQVLVTAAVPEDVPEELSGVRFDVGDGEVQRVE, encoded by the coding sequence GTGTACGTCCGCCACTTACAATTGACCGATTTCCGCTCCTGGCAGCACGCCGACCTCGCGTTCGCACCGGGACCGAGTGTGCTGATCGGAGCGAACGGGCAGGGCAAAACGAATCTCGTCGAAGCACTCGGCTACGTCGCCACGCTCGGTTCGCACCGCGTCGCCACCGATGCGCCCCTGGTGCGCCACGGCGCCCAGCGGGCGGTGGTGCGGGCCACGGTCGTCCACGCGGGGCGGGAGTTGCTGGTGGAGATCGAGATCGCCGCAGGGCGGGCGAACCGGGCCCGGATCAACCGTGGTGCAGCGTCCCGCCCCCGGGACGTACTGGGCATCCTGCGCACCGTTCTGTTCGCACCGGAAGACCTGGTCATGGTGCGGGGGGATCCGAGCGAGCGACGCCGCTTCCTCGACGACCTGTTGGTCTCCCGCACACCGCGCTACGCGGGGGTACGTACCGACTACGAGCGGGTGCTCAAGCAGCGCAACGCACTGCTGAAATCCGCGGGAGCGGCACGCAAGGGCAAGTCGGTTTCGGATGACCTGCGCACTCTGGAGGTATGGGACGGGCATCTGGCCCGCCACGGTGCCGACCTGCTGGCGGGCCGGCTCGACCTGGTCGCGGATCTCGCGCCGCATGTGACCCGGTCGTATGCGAGCGTGGCCGCAACGGGGGCGCCGGACGGACAACAACCGGGAGAGGGGCCCTCCGGGCGTGTCGCTCGGGTGAGTTACCGCAGCAGTTTCGGTGACTCCCTCCCCGAAGGGTTCGGACCGCCCCACGGTACGCGTGCCGGTACCGAGGAAGGCCGCAAGGCGCTGGAATCCGCGCTGCTGTCGGAACTGGAGCAGGTGCGCTCGCAGGAGCTCGAACGCGGCGTTTCCCTCGTGGGGCCGCATCGTGACGATCTCGACCTCGTGCTCGGCGAGGCCCCGGCGAAGGGGTATGCCAGCCACGGCGAATCATGGTCGCTCGCACTGGCGTTGCGGCTGGCTTCTTACCACCTGTTGGCAGCGGATGGCGCGGAACCGGTGCTGGTGCTCGACGACGTCTTCGCCGAGCTCGACAGCAGGCGACGGGCACGACTGGCCGAACTGGTCGCGGGTGCCGAGCAGGTTCTGGTGACGGCGGCCGTGCCCGAGGACGTGCCCGAGGAGCTGTCCGGTGTCCGATTCGATGTGGGCGACGGTGAGGTACAGCGTGTCGAATGA
- the gnd gene encoding phosphogluconate dehydrogenase (NAD(+)-dependent, decarboxylating) codes for MQLGLIGLGKMGFNMRARLHAAGHEVVGYDRNPEVSDTPSIADLVRELRGPRVVWLMIPHGDPTRRAIEELSDELDTGDLVIEGGNSRFTDDQTNAALLAEKGIKYVDVGVSGGVWGAENGYGLMAGGDSEDIERAMPIFDALRPDGEREKGFAHAGPVGAGHYAKMVHNGIEYGLMQAYAEGFELLAASDVVTDVPATIKAWTEGTVVRSWLLDLLVRALEEDPELEELQGYVSDSGEGRWTIEESINNAVPTPAITSALFARFASRQEDSPAMKAVAALRNQFGGHSVRSSDD; via the coding sequence GTGCAACTCGGTCTCATCGGTTTGGGCAAGATGGGTTTCAACATGCGTGCCCGACTGCACGCAGCCGGGCACGAGGTCGTGGGCTACGACCGCAATCCGGAGGTCAGTGATACCCCCTCGATCGCCGACCTGGTGCGGGAGCTACGAGGGCCCCGCGTGGTGTGGCTCATGATTCCGCATGGCGATCCGACCCGCCGGGCCATCGAGGAGCTGAGTGATGAGCTCGATACGGGTGACCTGGTGATCGAGGGTGGAAACTCGCGTTTCACCGACGATCAGACGAACGCCGCCTTGCTCGCGGAAAAAGGCATCAAGTACGTCGACGTCGGGGTTTCCGGAGGTGTGTGGGGCGCGGAGAACGGCTATGGCCTGATGGCCGGAGGCGACTCCGAGGACATCGAACGGGCAATGCCGATCTTCGACGCATTGCGCCCCGACGGCGAACGGGAGAAGGGCTTCGCCCACGCCGGCCCGGTCGGTGCGGGCCACTACGCCAAGATGGTGCACAACGGCATCGAGTACGGCCTGATGCAGGCCTACGCCGAGGGCTTCGAGCTGTTGGCCGCTTCCGACGTCGTCACCGACGTGCCCGCGACGATCAAGGCGTGGACCGAAGGTACCGTCGTACGTTCCTGGCTGCTGGACCTGCTGGTTCGTGCCCTGGAAGAGGATCCGGAGCTCGAGGAGCTGCAGGGCTACGTCAGCGACTCCGGTGAGGGACGCTGGACCATCGAGGAGTCGATCAACAACGCGGTGCCGACTCCGGCGATCACCTCGGCCCTGTTCGCCCGGTTCGCCTCACGTCAAGAGGACTCGCCCGCGATGAAGGCGGTGGCGGCGTTGCGCAATCAGTTCGGTGGCCACTCCGTCCGGTCCAGCGACGACTGA
- the dnaN gene encoding DNA polymerase III subunit beta — MKIRVERDGLADAVAWVARSVPSRPPVPVLGGVLLDASSEDTLTISGFDYEVSAQVGVEATIESTGRTLVSGRLLADITKALPSRPVEITVDGNRVSITCGSSRFSLPTMPVEDYPQLPGMPEHAGSVAGDLFSEAVAQVAVAAGKDETLPMLTGVRIEINEDRLTMVATDRFRLAMREFAWEPSGAVTDTSVLVPAKTLADSAKTLGSADSKVEISLASGDGLLGLSGPSRRNTSRLLDAEFPKYRQLLPSETSASTIIDVNPLVDAIKRVSLVAERGTQVRLEFSESGLRLTAGGDDEGSAEEELAVEFSGDPLTIAFNPGYLLDGLGALKTDRAQMLFTTSSRPALLKPVGQDGSVSEGYLYLLMPVRMPG, encoded by the coding sequence ATGAAGATCCGCGTGGAACGTGACGGTCTCGCCGACGCCGTCGCCTGGGTCGCACGCAGCGTCCCGTCACGGCCACCGGTTCCGGTCCTGGGTGGGGTGCTACTCGACGCGAGTTCCGAGGACACCCTGACCATCTCGGGATTCGACTACGAAGTCTCCGCCCAGGTCGGGGTCGAAGCCACGATCGAGTCGACCGGGCGCACCCTGGTCTCCGGCAGGCTGCTCGCGGACATCACCAAAGCGTTGCCATCGCGCCCCGTCGAGATCACCGTGGACGGCAACCGGGTCAGCATCACCTGCGGAAGCTCCCGGTTCAGCCTCCCCACGATGCCGGTGGAGGACTACCCGCAACTGCCCGGCATGCCCGAACATGCCGGTTCCGTTGCCGGTGACCTGTTCAGCGAAGCCGTCGCCCAGGTCGCGGTCGCCGCGGGCAAGGACGAGACGCTGCCGATGCTCACCGGCGTCCGGATCGAGATCAACGAGGACCGGTTGACGATGGTGGCCACGGACCGTTTCCGGTTGGCCATGCGCGAGTTCGCCTGGGAACCGAGTGGTGCGGTGACCGATACATCGGTGCTCGTACCGGCCAAGACCCTGGCGGACTCGGCCAAGACCCTGGGGAGCGCGGACAGCAAGGTCGAAATCTCGCTTGCCTCGGGTGACGGCCTGCTCGGCCTGTCCGGCCCCAGCCGCCGCAACACCAGTCGGCTCCTCGATGCGGAGTTCCCGAAATATCGCCAGTTGCTGCCTTCGGAGACCTCGGCGAGCACGATCATCGATGTCAACCCACTGGTGGATGCCATCAAGCGAGTGTCGCTGGTCGCCGAACGAGGCACTCAGGTGCGCCTGGAGTTCTCGGAATCCGGGCTGCGGCTGACGGCAGGGGGCGATGACGAAGGCAGCGCGGAGGAAGAACTGGCCGTCGAGTTCTCGGGCGACCCGCTGACGATCGCCTTCAACCCCGGCTATCTGCTCGACGGGCTCGGGGCGCTGAAGACCGATCGCGCTCAGATGCTGTTCACCACATCCAGCCGTCCCGCACTCCTCAAGCCGGTCGGGCAGGATGGTTCGGTGAGCGAGGGGTACCTCTACCTGCTGATGCCGGTCCGGATGCCCGGCTGA
- the dnaA gene encoding chromosomal replication initiator protein DnaA codes for MSDHQTDLERVWDEVVHELSSGTLSPQQRAWMRVTRPIGLLDGTALLAAPSDFAKEAIERALRDPITDALSRRLGRSVSLAVKVDTTVPAPTRPVTQQQAPGADPQVEQNPTADRPGEFEYTEAPYGTSPYPATSSPSGRYDRAPGMRPPDERPSGDGSPDYRGADPWNPEYRTHEQPPDDHRPETYGNTAHTGSISGSLPTASTAGQQIPGSGEEPDLFAAYSPQHSSPTGYDHRGSTSESTGRGSTPPGNSASTADAAGEVEPDDEEEGEALNTANEIWPTFGGGNQPETQQGQPFTAPKHAPPTSQTRLNAKYTFDTFVIGASNRFAHAAAVAGAEAPARAYNPLFIWGESGLGKTHLLHAVGHYAQRLFPGMRVRYVSTEEFTNDFINSLRDDRQVAFQRRYRDVDVLLVDDIQFLEGKEGTQEEFFHTFNTLHNSNKQIVVSSDRPPKSLHTLEDRLRTRFEWGLITDIQPPELETRIAILRKKAAQDRMAAPAEVLEFIAARIERNIRELEGALIRVTAFASLNQQPVDVQLAEIVLRDLIPDSHTPEITAGTIMAVTAEFFEVTVDDLCGPGKTKALAQARQIAMYLCRELTDSSLPKIGQSFGGRDHTTVMHADKKIRNGMAERRRVYDQVQELTARIKQQSSLA; via the coding sequence GTGTCCGACCACCAAACCGATCTCGAGCGGGTCTGGGACGAGGTGGTTCACGAGCTGTCCTCGGGCACGCTCTCGCCTCAGCAACGCGCGTGGATGCGAGTGACACGCCCGATCGGACTGCTGGACGGTACCGCTCTGTTGGCCGCTCCGAGCGACTTCGCGAAGGAAGCGATCGAACGTGCGCTCCGGGATCCGATCACCGATGCGCTCTCCCGCAGGCTCGGCCGTTCCGTATCCCTGGCCGTCAAGGTGGACACCACCGTTCCGGCCCCGACCCGGCCGGTCACCCAGCAGCAGGCTCCCGGAGCCGACCCGCAGGTCGAGCAGAACCCGACCGCCGACCGACCGGGTGAGTTCGAATACACCGAAGCTCCCTACGGGACCTCGCCGTATCCCGCGACTTCCTCCCCGAGCGGACGCTACGACAGAGCCCCTGGCATGCGCCCCCCCGACGAGAGGCCATCGGGCGACGGGAGTCCCGATTATCGGGGTGCGGACCCCTGGAACCCGGAGTATCGGACACACGAGCAGCCCCCTGACGACCACCGGCCGGAAACCTACGGCAACACCGCACATACCGGCTCGATCAGCGGTTCACTCCCCACGGCATCGACCGCAGGACAACAGATACCCGGCAGCGGGGAGGAGCCCGACCTCTTCGCAGCCTACTCGCCACAGCACAGCAGCCCGACCGGCTACGATCATCGAGGATCGACCTCGGAGAGCACGGGCCGGGGAAGCACACCCCCGGGGAACTCCGCGAGTACGGCCGACGCAGCCGGTGAGGTCGAACCGGACGACGAGGAGGAAGGCGAGGCGCTCAACACCGCCAACGAGATTTGGCCGACCTTCGGGGGCGGAAACCAACCCGAAACCCAGCAGGGACAGCCGTTCACCGCGCCGAAGCACGCACCGCCGACCTCGCAGACACGTCTCAACGCGAAGTACACCTTCGACACGTTCGTGATCGGTGCCTCCAACCGCTTCGCCCATGCCGCGGCCGTGGCCGGCGCGGAGGCGCCTGCCCGCGCATACAACCCGCTGTTCATCTGGGGAGAGTCCGGGCTGGGCAAAACACACCTGCTGCACGCGGTGGGGCACTACGCGCAACGCCTGTTCCCGGGGATGCGCGTGCGGTACGTCTCCACCGAGGAGTTCACCAACGACTTCATCAACTCGTTGCGCGACGACCGGCAGGTCGCCTTCCAGCGCCGCTACCGCGACGTCGATGTGCTGCTGGTCGACGACATCCAGTTCCTGGAGGGCAAGGAAGGGACTCAGGAGGAGTTCTTCCATACCTTCAACACACTGCACAACTCCAACAAGCAGATCGTGGTGTCCTCCGATCGCCCACCGAAGAGTCTGCACACGCTGGAGGATCGGCTGCGCACCCGCTTCGAGTGGGGCCTGATCACCGACATCCAGCCACCGGAGCTGGAAACCCGGATCGCGATTCTGCGGAAGAAGGCCGCGCAGGACCGGATGGCCGCACCCGCCGAGGTGCTGGAGTTCATCGCGGCGCGGATCGAGCGCAACATCCGCGAGCTGGAGGGTGCCCTGATCCGGGTCACCGCGTTCGCCTCGCTGAATCAGCAGCCCGTGGACGTGCAGCTGGCCGAGATCGTGCTGCGTGATCTCATTCCGGACTCGCATACCCCGGAGATCACCGCGGGCACGATCATGGCGGTCACCGCCGAGTTCTTCGAGGTCACCGTGGACGATCTGTGCGGTCCGGGCAAAACGAAAGCGCTGGCCCAAGCTCGGCAGATCGCCATGTACCTGTGCCGGGAGCTCACCGACTCGTCGCTGCCGAAGATCGGACAGAGCTTCGGCGGCCGGGACCACACGACGGTCATGCACGCGGACAAGAAGATCCGCAATGGGATGGCCGAGCGCCGCCGCGTCTACGACCAGGTCCAGGAACTGACCGCTCGTATCAAGCAGCAGTCCTCGCTGGCCTGA
- the rpmH gene encoding 50S ribosomal protein L34: MSKGKRTFQPNNRKRAKTHGFRLRMRTRAGRAIVAARRRRGRKQLTA, encoded by the coding sequence GTGAGCAAGGGCAAGCGCACCTTCCAGCCGAACAATCGTAAGCGGGCCAAGACCCACGGGTTCCGGCTGCGCATGCGCACCCGGGCCGGCCGCGCGATCGTGGCCGCTCGCCGTCGCAGGGGTCGTAAGCAGTTGACCGCCTGA
- the rnpA gene encoding ribonuclease P protein component, with amino-acid sequence MLPAAARLTRSQDFSLVVRRGRRAGRSRLVVHVLTQPGGTEAAPARATECCSDGASLRNGGAHRSGTASATEAAPIRERDESPRVGFVVSKAVGNAVMRHRVARRLRHLMRERLGGLPPGTLVVVRALPPAAGATSRDLGRDLDSAFRKLRVSTASEGLPPTENT; translated from the coding sequence GTGCTTCCTGCGGCTGCCCGGCTGACCCGAAGCCAGGACTTCAGTCTGGTGGTCCGTCGAGGTCGCCGAGCCGGGCGATCGCGTCTGGTGGTGCACGTGCTGACGCAGCCGGGTGGAACCGAGGCTGCTCCGGCACGTGCCACTGAATGCTGTTCGGATGGTGCATCGCTCCGAAACGGCGGTGCACATCGGTCCGGCACAGCCTCGGCCACCGAAGCGGCACCCATCCGGGAACGAGACGAATCGCCCCGGGTGGGTTTTGTCGTGAGCAAGGCCGTCGGCAACGCGGTGATGCGCCACCGGGTTGCACGACGCCTTCGGCACCTCATGCGTGAACGCCTCGGCGGGCTTCCTCCTGGCACACTGGTTGTGGTGCGAGCTCTGCCCCCGGCGGCCGGTGCGACCAGTCGCGATTTGGGGAGGGACCTCGACTCCGCATTCCGCAAGCTGCGGGTGTCCACTGCGTCCGAGGGGCTCCCGCCGACGGAAAACACATGA
- the yidD gene encoding membrane protein insertion efficiency factor YidD: protein MAEQDPPVENYRDTAQRPGPVARLLLLPIRIYRAVISPLLPPTCRFYPSCSAYAVEALTVHGAFRGSRLTLWRLLRCGPWHPGGLDPVPPRRRSSRRGSPDRGTTGQDSTGRDSTGQDGSGNTQNPRPYAEE, encoded by the coding sequence ATGGCAGAGCAAGACCCACCCGTCGAGAACTATCGCGACACCGCGCAACGCCCGGGACCGGTTGCCCGGCTCCTGCTGCTGCCCATCCGGATCTACCGCGCGGTGATCTCGCCGCTGCTCCCCCCGACTTGCCGGTTCTATCCGAGCTGCAGTGCCTACGCGGTGGAAGCACTGACGGTGCACGGAGCATTTCGCGGTAGCAGGCTGACCCTGTGGCGTCTATTGCGCTGCGGCCCCTGGCACCCCGGCGGGCTTGATCCCGTACCACCCCGGCGGAGGTCATCCCGGCGGGGATCGCCCGATCGGGGGACGACCGGGCAGGATTCCACGGGACGGGATTCCACGGGGCAGGACGGGTCCGGCAACACCCAGAACCCCCGACCGTACGCCGAGGAGTAG
- the yidC gene encoding membrane protein insertase YidC has translation MLDFINYPVSAILWFWHTVFGYILDPASGYAWALSVVFLVFSLRALLFKPFVHQVRSMKKMQEFAPQIRELQNKYRDDRQRMAQELQKLQAEEGFNPAGGCLPMLVQVPVFIGLFQVLNGFKPDAPSNFVFDRADVLSFVEADLFGANLANTISQSSQVLAKFGTDRMSMIMVGVPLMIAAAIATHFTARHSVQRQVPDQNANSQTALMNRMTLWLFPMFALVGGPFLPLAILLYWLANNFWTLAQQRIVFRRIDREEAERAVAAPAVVESTAESGDVVTQAGPAERMSNDQPGEVPGVTEDRSRDGDASGESR, from the coding sequence GTGCTGGACTTCATCAATTATCCGGTTTCGGCGATCCTGTGGTTCTGGCACACGGTCTTCGGCTACATCCTCGACCCGGCGAGTGGCTACGCCTGGGCCCTCTCGGTCGTTTTCCTGGTATTCAGCTTGCGTGCGCTGCTGTTCAAGCCGTTCGTGCACCAGGTGCGCTCGATGAAGAAGATGCAGGAGTTCGCCCCGCAGATTCGCGAGCTGCAGAACAAGTATCGCGATGACCGGCAGCGGATGGCCCAGGAGCTGCAGAAGTTGCAGGCCGAGGAGGGATTCAATCCGGCCGGTGGCTGCCTGCCGATGTTGGTGCAGGTGCCGGTGTTCATCGGTCTGTTCCAGGTACTCAACGGGTTCAAGCCGGATGCACCGTCGAACTTCGTGTTCGACCGTGCCGATGTCCTCTCGTTCGTGGAAGCCGACTTGTTCGGTGCCAACCTGGCGAACACGATCAGTCAATCGTCTCAGGTGCTCGCCAAGTTCGGCACCGACCGCATGTCCATGATCATGGTGGGTGTGCCGCTGATGATCGCGGCGGCCATTGCGACTCACTTCACGGCACGGCACTCGGTGCAGCGCCAGGTCCCGGACCAGAACGCGAACTCGCAGACCGCGCTCATGAATCGCATGACGCTGTGGCTGTTTCCGATGTTCGCACTCGTCGGGGGACCGTTCCTGCCGCTGGCGATCCTGCTCTACTGGCTGGCCAACAACTTCTGGACACTGGCTCAGCAACGAATCGTTTTTCGCAGGATCGACCGTGAGGAAGCCGAGCGTGCGGTGGCCGCACCTGCGGTGGTCGAGTCGACCGCCGAGTCGGGTGACGTGGTCACGCAGGCCGGTCCGGCGGAGCGTATGAGCAATGACCAACCCGGTGAAGTACCCGGAGTGACCGAAGACCGTTCTCGTGACGGGGATGCCTCGGGGGAGTCCCGATGA
- a CDS encoding Jag family protein, producing MSETVQESGQDAEVPADETVTDTEMTLVQEGDVAGDYLEKLLDLLDYDGDIDLDVEAGRAIVSIDGGGDLEKLVGQRGEVLEALQELTRLAVQQETGERSRLMLDVAGWRASRRAELSKLGRTTAESVLETGEETRLRPMTPFERKIVHDAVAEVAGVHSESEGESPDRKVVVYRVE from the coding sequence GTGTCCGAAACCGTGCAGGAATCCGGCCAGGATGCAGAGGTTCCGGCAGACGAGACCGTGACCGACACCGAGATGACCCTTGTCCAGGAAGGTGATGTCGCGGGTGACTATTTGGAGAAACTGCTCGACCTGCTCGACTACGACGGCGACATCGACCTCGATGTGGAAGCGGGACGAGCGATCGTCAGCATCGATGGCGGTGGAGATCTCGAGAAACTCGTCGGTCAGCGCGGAGAGGTTCTCGAGGCTCTGCAGGAGCTGACACGGCTGGCGGTACAGCAGGAGACCGGTGAGCGGAGTCGCTTGATGCTCGATGTCGCCGGTTGGCGCGCGAGCCGGCGTGCGGAGCTGAGTAAGCTGGGTCGCACCACTGCCGAGAGCGTGCTCGAAACGGGCGAGGAGACACGGCTGCGTCCGATGACTCCGTTCGAGCGCAAGATCGTACACGACGCGGTGGCCGAGGTTGCCGGGGTGCACAGCGAAAGCGAGGGCGAATCCCCGGACCGGAAGGTCGTCGTGTACCGGGTGGAGTGA